AACTCCAAATGAGTATATTGATATGATGTCTTATATAAAACCAAAGTATATTTCTTTTCATGTGGAATCAAGCACAGATGTAAAAGCGGATATACAAAAGTTGAGAGATTATGGAATAGGGCCAGTGTTGGCAATAAGTCCTCAAACTAGTGTAGATAAAATAGAAGAATATATAGGTTTAGTTGAGGGTATCTTAGTAATGACAGTAAATCCAGGATTTGCAGGTCAAAAATTTAATCTCTCTGTTTTAGATAAGTTAGATAAGCTTACAGAGATATTAAAAGATTATGATAATCCTCCATTTATAGAAGTCGATGGAAATATAAATAAAGATACTATTAGACTTATGAATGGTAAAAAAGTCGATATATATGTTGTTGGTACTTCAGCTTTATTTAATGACAAACCTCCAATTTCATATAAAGAGAAGATAAAAGAGCTAAAAGAAAGTATAAAATAGTTAATAATAAAATTATAAAATTTGTATATTTAGATAATGTGAATTTTAAATAAGTTAGGAACTTTATAATCTTTAATAAAAATTTTAATTGAGTAAGGAGAATGTTTATGGGTGACATATACAAACTGCAAAACGGGACAGATATTAGAGGAATAGCATATAAGAATGATTCTAAGGAAGTTAATTTAACTGTAGAAGAAGTAAAAAAAATAGCTAAAGCATTTCATATTTGGTTAAAAGAAAAAACTAAAAAAGATAAAGTGACTGTTGCAATAGGAACTGATTCTAGAATAACAGGGAGTCAATTTAGAAATACTGTCATTGAAACTTTGATTAATGATAATTGTGATGTAATTGATTGTGAGATTGCTACAACACCAGCAATGTTTATGACAACTATCATGGATGGATACCACTCTGATGGGTCAATTATGATTACAGCTAGCCATTTACCTTACTACTATAATGGATTAAAGTTTTTTACAGAAAATGGTGGTCTAGAAAAAGTTGATATAAAAGAAATGTTGGATATAGCTGTTAAAAATGATGGTGTACAGTCTGAAGAAGTAGACAAAAAAGGTACAGTTGTAGTAAAAGATTTAATAGAAGATTATTCTAATTTATTGATAGATAAAATTAGAGTAGGTGTAAATTCAAGTAAAAACTATGAAAAGCCTTTTTCTGGACTTAAAATACTAGTTGATGCAGGAAATGGAGCTGGAGGTTTTTTTGCTGAAAAAGTTTTACACATGCTGGGAGCAGATACAACAGGTAGTCAGTTTTTGAACCCAGACGGTATGTTCCCAAATCATATACCAAACCCTGAAAATAAAGAAGCAATGGAAAGCATCTGTAAAGCCGTATTGGATAATAAGAGTGATTTAGGAATAATATTTGATACAGATGTAGATAGAGCTGCTATTGTAGGTAAAAATGGTAAACCAATAAATAAAAATGCTCTTATAGCTGTTATATCATCAATAATATTAGAAGAACATCCAAATACAGCTATAGTAACTGATTCTATTACTTCAGAAGGTCTTGCTAAATTCATAAACGAATTAGGAGGAAGACACCATAGATTTAAAAGAGGATATAAAAATGTAATAAATGAAGCTATAAGATTAAATAGTGAAGGTGAGGAGTGCCATTTAGCTATAGAGACATCTGGACATGCTGCCTTAAAAGAAAATTATTTTTTAGATGATGGAGCATATTTAATAGCTAAAATCTTAATAAAAGTTGCAAAACTTTCTTTAGAAGGAAAGACTATAGAGGAATTGATAGAAAATCTTGAAGAAGCAAAGGAAGAAAAAGAAGTCAGAATAGGCATCAATAAAGAAGACTTTAGACCATATGCAGAAGATATATTAAAAGAATTAGATTCTCATGTTAATGATGTTGATGGATGGTCTGTTGCACCAAATAACTTTGAGGGTATAAGAGTCAATTGTAATGAAGCAAATGGAGATGGTTGGTTTTTACTTAGAATATCATTACATGAGCCATTACTAGCTTTAAATATTGAATCAAACAAAATTGGTGGAGCAGAAGAAATTTACTCTGAATTAAAACTTTTCTTAGAAAAATATGATTTAAAAGGTCTTTAGGGTTAATAAAAAACATATACTATATTAAAGAATAGATGTAAATTTATACCTGAGATTACAAATATTACAAAATTGTAATCTTAGGTAACAGAGATGTAACTGATTATGGAAACTCTATGTGATATTATAAATACAGAGAGATGAAATACATGATGATTTATAGAGAAATATAATTTAAAATGTATTAATATCGCACTAAAAGGTATAATCAAATAAATATGTAAATATAAACCCCAACATTTAGAAAGAGACCTCCAAGGAGGTTTTTTTCTTGTTTACTCCTAAAAAAGTATAATAAATATAATATGTATAGATATAAATTTTTTTTCTTTAACCAAATACACAATGTCATGATATAATAACTTTATTAGAACGATAAGGGGATTAATATTATGTTTAAGAACAAATATGTTGAACGTGTTGAGGAGTTTATAAATGCATATTTTGTAGAGAGGGATGTGAAAAAATGTATGTCTTTTTTTCACAAAAATATATGTTGGATTGGTACTGGAAAGTTTGAAGTAGGAAATAGTATTGAAGAAGTAGAGTATTTATTAGAAGAGTATGTAAAACAATCACCAGACAGCTTTAGCTTAGAAAAATTATGGCTAGATAGTAGAGAATATTCAAAAAATTTATATACTGTATTTGGAGAGTATTTAGTTGGTAAGAAAACTAAAAAAGGTTATAATTTTCAAGTAGAAATAAGAATAACATACTTATGTGTTGAATGTGAGGAAGAAGTATTAATAAGTAGTGTTCATACTTCTGTTGCAAATGATTTACAAAAAATAGGAGAGTATTTTCCAATAACTTTAATGGAAGCTGAAAACAATAGATTAGAGGCCATTATTAATGAAAAAACAAAAGAAATAGAAGAACAAAAAATTATGTTATTAGAGGCAAACAGAAAGCTTCAGCAACTAGCTATTACAGATGAATTAACTGGTTTGTTAAATCAAAGAGCCATTATGGGAAATATAAAATATATGGTTAAAGATAATCTTAAAAATTATGCAATAATGATAATTGACATAGATAATTTTAAACATGTAAATGATAATTATGGTCATTTAGTGGGAGATGAGGTTATAAGAGTGATGGCTTATATCATCAAATCATTTAATGATTACTATTTATTTGCTGGTAGATATGGTGGGGACGAATTTATTGTTTTGACAGAAAATATAGAAAAAGCAATTCATATTGAATCTAACGTTCATAATAGTCTACTTAAATATAATTTTAAAAATATTGACTATAAAATAACTGTAAGTATCGGAATTTCTGAATGGATAGACTTTGATTCTTTTGAAACATTTTTAAGTGAAGCAGATAAAAAATTATATAAAGCTAAGAAATCAGGAAAAAATAAGACTGTATATTAGAGTGAGTATATATGTATATTAAAACAAGTGTATATGTATATTAAAAATAGTTTTATGATTTTAATAAGGTTGTAAATTGCAAGTTAACCATTTATAGCACATAATTTAAAATAAAAATTATTTTGCAATTTACAACCTTATATATTTAATGTTAATTAATTTTTTTAAAAGAAAGGGTTACCTTAAATAAATCAGCATCTATAATTATTTCCATAGTTGCATTTTGTAATTCAATTATATTTTGAGAAATTGATAAGCCAAGACCAGAGCCATCTGTATTTCTTGATATATCACCTCTTCTAAATCTTTCTATTAATTCTTCTGGTTTTAGATTTAATTTATCATTTGAAATATTTTTAAATGTTACTATTATGTCTTCATCTTCTATAAACATATCTATGTAAACTCTAGTATTTGGCATAGAGTATTTTAGTATATTGCCTATTAGGTTTTCAAATACCCTCCAAGTTTTTTTTCCATCTATCATAGTAAGTACAGATTCCTCTGGTGTTTCTATTATAAAATCTAAATTACTGTTTTGAATTTTATCTTCAAGTTCTACTATACTTTGAATTAATAGTTCTTTTATATCAGTTTTTGTTATATTAAATTCTACATCACCACTACTAAGTTTAGAAGCTTCAAATATATCTTCTATTAATAATTTTAATCTTTGTGATTTTTTATCTAAAATATTTATATAGTCGTTTATAGTTTCTTTATCAAAGTCATTATTTTTTAACATATCAACATAGTTTAATATAGATGTAAGTGGAGTTTTTAAGTCATGAGATACATTTGTTATAAGTTCTGTCTTCATTCTTTCATTTTTTATATTAGTATCTACAGCAGCTTCAAGACCATCTGTTATATTATTTATGCTTTTAGATAAATCAGATATCTCGTCATCTCCTATTACTTCTAACTTATATTTTAGATTGCCATTTTCAATATTTTTTATATTTTTTGAGATATTATTTATGTAATTAAACTTAGTAGATAAAAAGTTATATATAGAAGAATGAGCAATTACACTTACAAGTGTAAATAAAACCTCTATAACTATTGCATCAGCATAATATATACGCATAAATAATACTAAAGCTATGTACTGAATAACTGCTTGTATAACTATAGAGATTAAAAAGGTTATAGCTAGTTTCTTATTTATAGTTTTTTTATTATATATACTAACAAGGTCTGAAAATAATCTATATGTTATAGACATATCTTTTGGATTGTAGCTACCATGTTTTATGTTTTCATATATTATATAAAACACAGATAGAATAATAAAATTAAATGCAATTAAATTAGCATTATAGAATATTTTAGTATTTGTACATATGTAAAATCGTAATGCTAAAAGTATTAAAATTAATATAAGTATGAATTCAATTTTTAATTTAGAAAAGAAAGATATAGTATTTTCTAAGATTTTAACTTTCTTATGTTTATTTCTTTTATATAATATAAGAAATAATATAGCCAATATGCAACTTAATAATGCAATACCTTCAGAAACAAATTTAAAATTTGTTTTTTCTAAATACAAAGGAGGCCCAAAGTAGTAGAAACAAGGTATAGATACCTCATTGTATAAATATTTAAATTCATTGATATTAGAAAAGTTATTATTTAAATCGTATATTGCTTCAAATAATGTAGAAAGCGATAGAAATAATAGCAATAATAAAATAAATTTTGCTCTTGAATCATTAGTAATTAAGTTTTTCAATTTTATAACCAATTCCCCACACCACCTTTAAATATTTTGGTTCTTTTGAATTTACTTCAATCTTTTCTCTAATTCTTCTAATATGAACAGCAACAGTCCTTTCACAGCTATAAGCATCTTCATTCCAAACTTTTTCATAAATCTCATGAGAGGAGAATATTTTTCCTTTTCGTGATAGGAGGAGAGCAAGTATTTTATATTCAAGAGGTGTCATTTTAACTTCTTCGCCATCTAAAGAAACTATTTTTGTATCTGTATTTAGCTCAAGACCTCCACTTTTTAAAATATAATTAGTATCGTTTGAGCTATTTGTATTACTAAAGTCTCCTAAGTTTATATATCTTCTAAGTTGAGATTTTACTCTTGCAGTAAGTTCTAGTGGATTAAATGGTTTAGTTATGTAGTCATCAGCACCCATATTAAGACCTATAATTTTGTCCATATCTTGTGATTTTGCAGATAGAAGGATTATAGGAATATTCTTTTTTTCTCTTATTTTGAGTGTAGTCTTAAGACCATCTAAATTAGGCATCATTACATCCATTATTATTAATTTAATATCATTTTCAATTAATATGTCCAAAGCTTCTAAACCATCATATGCTTTTAAAACGTTAAGATTATCAGGTCTTAAATAGAATTCTATAGCATCTACTATTTCTTTATCGTCATCTACGACCAATATATTTTGATTCACTTTATCATTCCCCCTCGAAATTTTATTTTTAATCAATTTTTATTTTATACTAAAAACTGATTTCAGAAAACAGTAAGTATATCAATTGCTTAGCTCTAAAAATATATTAACAAATATAAATAACAAAGGAGCTTCATAATTATTAAGAATTTATAACAAATATTTATTTTAAAATAAATATTTGTTATAAATTAGGTGTGTGGAGTATGGCAGGAACATTTTTATCACTTAATAATTCATCAAAAGACTTGTGGTCAGATTTATAACCAATACCTTCTCTACATTTTGATTCGTCAATAAGTTTATATTGCTCACAAGCATTTTTAACTTTTTCATAATCCTCAATAGAATGAGCTTTATAAACTATCTTATTGTTAAAACTTATTTCATCAGCAAACTTAGGTTTTACAAAGTATTTGGCATCTTTGATTTGACCAGAGTTATACAGACCTTGAATGACAGACCCATTTTTTATATGTTGTAAATGGTCATCTAACTTGTAAGTATGTGCTATATGGGTTACATTTTTAAATTTTTTTTCAAAAGTAATTGCAATTTCTTCCATAGAGTTAAAATTAGTAGTACCATTTGCATTTTTTTCTGGTAAGATTATTATATTTTCTCTTTTTACTCCTAGATTATTAAGAGAAGCTAAAAATTCTCTATTTCTATATTCTGATTTTTGGCTATCTGTAAGAGTTTCATATTTTTTATATCTATCAAAAACAGATATACCACATCCAGTCGATACTAAAACTACAAATACATGATTTTTTCCTCTTTCTTTTACAGCATTTACAATAGCACTGCCAGCCCACAATACTTCATCATCTTGATGTTGAACATAGAAAACAACATAATCTTTAAATTTCCTATGACTATAATTAATATAGCTATTAAAACCTGTTAAAATCAAGCATAAAACTAAAATGATAGATAAAATTCCATACTTATTTATAGTAAATTTCTTGTTTTTAAGAGTCATTTAATCATCTCCTGAAAAGCTGTCTTAGTTATATTATCAATCAAATTATTAAAAATTATTTCTTAAAAATTAAAAAATATAGAGTAGATTAATGGAATAAATTTTTATTGTTAGTTAAACTAAAATTAAAAAATTTTATATATAAGTAACAAAAAAGAAAGGATTGTTTATTGGAATCAACATATAGATAAGCTAAATATCTACTTGAAGTTTTATGTTAGAGGTAGTTTCAATTATTATAATTTTTATTGTTATAAATTATATAAGTTATAATAACTTAACTATAAATAGAAGAAGCACATAATAATTCTTATGTGCTTCTAATTGATACAGTAGTCATTTACTACAAAAACAGAGTCTATCAAGACCTAAAATTTTTGATGCACCAGCTATTGTAGTTCCATAATAGTAAACTGGTTTATCTAATGATATAAAATCAATAATTGAGTTGTTACATAAAGTACTTCCTGTACAAATCACTATATCAGCCCAAGATATAACATCTATATAATCTTTTATGCCATCTTCAATTTTAACATTGTACTGAATAGTTCCTACAAATTCAGGGTTTAAATCTAATACTCTAGTTTCAAAAGAATCTTTAATATTATCAATTATAGCTGGTTGATATCCTATGATTGCTACCTTTGGATTATCAAATTTATTTTTTATAAATTTAGGGAAAATTTTTGCACATATTTCTGGGTCATTATTTTTACAATGAATAGTTCTATCTGTTATATTTAGATATCTCATAACAGCATTTAATGATGCTATAAAAAGGCTTCTATCATGAGGATTATTGTATAAATCTAATGACAATATGTCCTTTAAAGAACCTTCAAACATAGATGGAGTAGAAGTGAATGCTTGTCCTTTAGCTCCTTTAAAATCAGCTTCAAGCATTATCTCCCTACCAACTATAATTGGAAAATCTTTACGTTTAGTATTTCCTATTGCTTCTTCAGCAGTTAGAGATTTAGATACAATACTTATCATATCCATATTTAAATTATTCTTATCAACTTGTTCTAACATATAATCTCTTAACGTATCAAATATATTCATAGAAAAAAGATTCTCCTTTCTGTTTTATCTCTTCATTTAACTCAAAAATATGATTTATTTTTCCATTGTTCATTATTCCTATTTTGTGAGCAAAAAACATTGCTTCAGAGATATCATGAGTAACATGAATTACTGTTGGTTTATACTTGAGGTAAACTTCCTTTAGTATTTTACTTATATGTTTTTTTGTAATATAGTCTAATGAACTCATAGGTTCATCTAAAAGTAATATATCTGGCTCAGCTACTAATGCACGTGCAAAAGCAACTCTTTGTTTTTCACCTCCACTTAAATTTTGGGGATATCTCTTCTTTATATCATCTATCTGCATCAGTTCAGACAAGTGATTAACTTTTGAAATTTGTTCACTCATAGATACTTTTCTCAATTTAAGTGGAAATCTTATATTATCCTCAACATTCATATTTGGAAATAGTTCAAAATTTTGATATACAAATCCTATATTTCTGTTTTCTGGAGGTAAGTTTGAAATTAATTTTTCTTTGTATAATACATCTCCCTTTGCATATGGGTATCTTCCTGCTAATGTTTCGAGAAATAGAGTTTTACCTGATCCACTAGAACCTAATAAAACAAAATATTCATGATTATTAATATATAAACTATTTTCTCTCAATTTAAAACAAGGTAAATCAAGGGATAAATTTTTTATTTTTAACATATTAACTTTTATTCACCTCTTTATTAAATAGTATTTCAAAGATAGTCAGGCATGTAAGTGAGATAAATATTAAAATTACAGCTATTCCAATTGCAATATCTATATCACCTGTTGACATATTTAAATATATTGATGTAGGAATAATTTCTGTTTTCATTCGTGTAGAGCCAGCTATCATAGCAACTGCGCCAAATTCACCAAGTGCTCTTGACCAAGTCATTACAGTTGCAGATATAATTCCAATCTTTAAATTTGGAAGAATTATAAATTTAAAAGCTTCCCAACTATTACATCCAAGGGTACGTGCTACAAATACCATTTTTTCATTACTCTCATTTAATGCTGTGTTAAGTATTTTAATAGTAAGTGGTAGATTTACAAATACCTGTGCTAAAACTATACCTTGTTTTGTAAATACAAAATCAAGATTAAAAAGTTTATAAACAACATCTCCAATACCCATTTTTCCAAATAAAAGTAAAAGAGCAATTCCTGATACTAGATGAGGAAGAGACATAGGTAAATTGATTATTTGTACAAGTAGTTTTTTAAAAGGGAAGCTAGTAATATGTAAAAAGTATGCTGTAGGAAGAGCTAATAAAAGACATAATATAGTAGATAGTAAAGATGTCTTAATACTAAGTACTATTGCAGACTGTACTTCTACCAAGCTTAAACATCTAGGAACATAGCTCAATCCTTTAATGATCAACATAAAAAGTGGAGATACGATAAATAAAAAGACTATCACAAAAAATCCTGTGAGTGATATAGTAAAAAATTTATTTCTCAAGACTAATCACTACTTAACTGGTTCAAAACCATATTTTTTAAATATCTGTTTACCCTCATCTGATGCTATATAATCTATAAATTTATTAGCTAAATCTTTTTTACCACTGTAACTTACAGTTCCTGCTGAAATAATTTGGTCTATATTTTTATCTGAAGAAATTTCTATAACTTCTACATCATCATTACCAAAAACAGAGTCTTTTGTAGCTATTGTGGCGTCTGCTTTACTTGCAATTAACTGTAAAATCATTTCATTGACAGTTGCAGCAGTAGAAATAACATTATCATTTACCGATTTTAAGTTATTCTTTTCAAGTATTTTTTGAGTAGTTTTACCTATAGCATTAGATTCCTTGTCACCAAAGATAATCTTAACACCATCTTTATTTAAGTCTTCTAGTTTTTGAATATTAGCTGGATTGCCTTTAGGTACAACTATTGCAGGTGTATGATGTGCTACGGTTTTATGTTCACCTACAAGCTCTTTTTCAAATGCTTTTGAGTAAATTGGTTCAGAACCAACAATAAATACATCTCCTTTATGACTTGTTTCTACTTGAGCTATTAATTGTGCAGAACCAGCATAACTGTATTCGATTTTCACATTGTTTTCATTTTTAAATTTTTGAGCTATTTCTTCCATTGGTTTTTTTAAACCTGCCCCTGAATAGACAAAAAGAGTTTCTTCTTTATCTTTTGAGTCATTAGTCGATGTAACTTTAGCATTAGATTTATCATTTACTTTATTTTCTTTAGAATTACATGAAGTAATACCTATTGAAATAAGTAGAGCTAAAGTTAATATAGAAATCTTTTTTAACATAACATATTCCCCCTTATTAAATTGTTGTAAATTCTTTTTTAGTATACCATAATAAGAAAACGATGTCTAAGTTTTTGTTATGTTTTATTATGTTTTGTCATGTTTTATTATGTTAAGTTAGAGAAATCTACTTGAAGAGTCAGATAGTCTAATTTTAAAAGAAGATATTTTATTAGTGGTTATACTTGTATTAAAATGATTAAATTCTATAACAAGAATAGAAACTAAAACTTTAATAATGTATAATCTGTTAGTAGATAGATAGGTTTTATTATGATATTATCTATATCAATAGTTGTTATTATATTTATAGAAAACTTCAGAAGAAAATAGCAAAACAAATAGAGAGCATTTTATATGATTTTAAAAGTCATACAAAATGCTCTTTTTTTTAAATAAATAATAAAAGTTTTACTTTGAAGATAGTTCTTATATTAAGTTAAAACGTATATTGATTTATGCCACATACTACTGAAGTAATATGCATATTAATTACATATTGATTCTAATTTTGCTTTTAAGAATAATGTTATATTTTTGAATATTGTTCTTTTATCAAGTGCATTTACATATATATCTTCTATACATGCACTTACAACAAAATCTTCACATAAGTCAACATTTATACCTAAAGCAGGGTTATATCTGTATCCATTTATAGTAACTACAGGTTCTCCAGGAGCTGAAACTACTATTCCTTCTTCATAAGTTAAGCCTTCAAATTTAGCATAAGGAATTATATATGCTAAGAAAGGTATTTCATAATGTGCAGAATGAACAGATTGTTCATCTACTAGTGCTGTATATACAATCTTTTGCTTTAATAAACCTTCTACTATTATTTTTCTTCCAGTTAAGCATGTTCCTTCAGCATTTGGTATTATTTCAAATGCCATAGTAGTATTACAATCAATTATTATTCCACTTAGACCTTGAAGTAGTACAGTTAATGCCCCTGTTGCTCCAATTAATAAATTAAATGCAGGTGTAAGAATAGTATTAATTATTGTTTGTAAAGTTGCTATCAATGCTGCTACTAATGGTCCTCCAAGTGTACCAATTGCAGCAAGTATATCATTGATAAGGTCTTGTACAGATTCTAGTAAGTTAATTAAAGTAGTTGTTATACTTATTACTAAATTAAGAGCTGTACATACTACTTGTGCTGTTCCAATTTGAATTGCAGCTAATAATCCATTAACAGCTGTTAAAAGAGAATCTACTGTTGGTTGAATTAAATTTAGTAATCCTTGTAATTCAGTTAATAAAGGATTGACAATTGCCCCTAAACCAGGAATTAAAGGTATTGCTGCTTGAATTGCTGAAATTATATCATTTATTCCATCAATAATTGTATCAATTGTTGTTTGTATATTTACTGCTAAAAAAGTATTCAATATTGTTTGTATTTCATTTAATATATCTAAACTAACATATAAATTATATGATTTATATGCAAATGGAGTTTCTATAAGTTTTGTAGAGTTGATTACTGCATTTGCATAAACTTGATCTATATCCTCTATATCAGGTTTTAATATTGGAATAGGAAGTATTTCAGGAACTGAAATTTCTGTCCAGTTTAAAGTCTCTCTTTTGCTTCCATCCATATTTAATTTTGTTACATCACATATACCTATACTTTTAATATTAAAATCACATTCACAAGTTTTTTTATTGCATTCCATTTTTATTCCTCCTCATTTTATTTAAATCTCTTAGCATAATTTTGATGCTTTTATAAATATTGTTGTATTTTTAAATACACTTCTTTCTGATAATGCGCATGCATAGATGTCTTCTATATATGAAGTTATCTTAAACTGCTGATATAGTGGAGTATCT
This sequence is a window from Clostridioides difficile. Protein-coding genes within it:
- a CDS encoding DUF3794 domain-containing protein yields the protein MECNKKTCECDFNIKSIGICDVTKLNMDGSKRETLNWTEISVPEILPIPILKPDIEDIDQVYANAVINSTKLIETPFAYKSYNLYVSLDILNEIQTILNTFLAVNIQTTIDTIIDGINDIISAIQAAIPLIPGLGAIVNPLLTELQGLLNLIQPTVDSLLTAVNGLLAAIQIGTAQVVCTALNLVISITTTLINLLESVQDLINDILAAIGTLGGPLVAALIATLQTIINTILTPAFNLLIGATGALTVLLQGLSGIIIDCNTTMAFEIIPNAEGTCLTGRKIIVEGLLKQKIVYTALVDEQSVHSAHYEIPFLAYIIPYAKFEGLTYEEGIVVSAPGEPVVTINGYRYNPALGINVDLCEDFVVSACIEDIYVNALDKRTIFKNITLFLKAKLESICN